One window from the genome of Penaeus monodon isolate SGIC_2016 chromosome 4, NSTDA_Pmon_1, whole genome shotgun sequence encodes:
- the LOC119572578 gene encoding casein kinase I-like → MSPELFQKYHPFLDNRTSCSLGHQHELGCWLWDFLEGYLLDTQLITKKLGEYVMTYHEAAILAYLNGRGGAPKLHCANIRTGVLVMEFINDPTLEDFFIFGTLSYDRWLKVLVAVAERLQEVHEAGIVHNDFKLDNCLVSFNYGECNAHIIDFGLSGKIG, encoded by the exons ATGTCACCAGAACTATTTCAAAAGTACCACCCGTTCCTCGACAACCGAACCAGT TGCTCTCTGGGCCATCAACATGAGCTCGGCTGCTGGCTGTGGG ATTTTCTTGAAGGTTATCTGCTGGACACCCAACTTATAACGAAGAAACTCGGTGAAT ATGTTATGACTTACCACGAGGCAGCCATCTTAGCTTATCTGAACGGTCGTGGTGGGGCGCCGAAGTTGCACTGCGCCAATATCCGCACCGGAGTGCTCGTCATGGAGTTCATCAATGACCCAACGCTAGAGGACTTCTTCATTTTCGGAACCCTATCCTATGACCGGTGGCTTAAGGTTTTAGTTGCCGTGGCCGAACGCCTTCAGGAGGTGCATGAAGCGGGCATCGTCCATAACGACTTCAAGTTAGATAACTGCTTAGTCAGCTTTAACTACGGAGAATGTAACGCTCACATTATAGATTTTGGTCTCTCAGGCAAAATCGGGTAG